Proteins found in one Corynebacterium sanguinis genomic segment:
- a CDS encoding GNAT family N-acetyltransferase, whose translation MEFTLRPASESDRTYIQRLNYLTEVFGDESAPLGESSLHGVAEYVDQWDPERDGGVIAFDPYRTPAGGVWLRYWATPEQGFANLGPDVPELAIAVENRFAGHALGTTLLRAACDLAWAQGARRVALFVDPNNPRARHRYETFGFRDARAANVMALEL comes from the coding sequence ATGGAGTTCACACTGCGCCCGGCCAGCGAATCAGACCGCACCTACATCCAGCGCCTCAACTACCTCACCGAGGTGTTCGGCGACGAGTCTGCCCCGCTTGGCGAGTCCTCGCTGCACGGCGTGGCCGAGTACGTCGACCAGTGGGACCCCGAGCGCGACGGCGGAGTCATCGCGTTCGACCCCTACCGCACCCCGGCTGGCGGGGTCTGGTTGCGCTACTGGGCCACCCCCGAGCAGGGCTTTGCAAACCTCGGCCCCGACGTCCCCGAGCTTGCCATCGCCGTGGAGAACCGCTTCGCGGGCCACGCCCTCGGCACGACGCTGCTGCGCGCCGCCTGCGACCTGGCATGGGCCCAGGGGGCGCGGCGCGTGGCCCTGTTCGTAGACCCCAACAACCCTAGGGCGCGGCACCGCTATGAAACGTTCGGGTTCCGCGACGCGCGCGCCGCTAACGTGATGGCGCTTGAGCTCTAG
- a CDS encoding pyruvate carboxylase has product MARTLPHFDKVLVANRGEIAVRAFHAAFETGAKTVAVYPREDRNSFHRPFADEAVQIGVEGQPVRAYLDIDEIISAAKKTGADAVYPGYGFLSERAELARECAENGITFIGPSPETLDLTGDKAAAVQAAERTGLPTLKDSEPSDDPAQIAEFAKEFEFPVFVKAVAGGGGRGMRFVEREQDVEKLAAEASREAEAAFGDARVYVERAVINPQHIEVQILADSAGNVIHLFERDCSLQRRHQKVVEIAPAQHITQEHRERICADAVRFCKEINYSGAGTVEFLVDENGNHVFIEMNPRVQVEHTVTEEVTGVDIVRSQLYIAAGATLEDLGLDQESVQITGAALQCRITTEDPANGFRPDSGLITGYRSPGGAGVRLDGSVAVGTEITPNFDSLLVKMTCRGKDFQIAVDRSLRALNEFSVTGVSTNIGFLRELLSDPDFRYKRVNTNFIADHPHLLEAPAAADEIGRILDYVGHVTVNQPNGPRPTNIAPSKKLPERDYGDLPRGSRDDLLELGPEKWAQKLREQTALGVTETTFRDAHQSLLATRIRTNTLVAAAKHVGHLTPQLTSVEAWGGATYDVAMRFLHESPWMRLDEIREVLPNVNLQMLLRGRNTVGYTPYPDSVTKAFVAEAARSGIDIFRIFDALNDVSQMRPAIDAVLETNTTVAEVAMAYSGNLLDPAEDLYTLDYYLRLAEEIVGTGAHVLAIKDMAGLMRPAAATRLVGALRERFDLPIHVHTHDTAGGQLATYLAAAAAGADVVDVASAPLAGTTSQPSMSALVAAFANTERDTGLSLEAVSDMEPYWEAVRQVYAPFESGIPGPTGRVYKHEIPGGQLSNLRTQANALGLGDRFELIEDYYAAVNEILGRPTKVTPSSKVVGDLALHLVGAGVDPHVFAENPRKFDIPESVIGFLQGELGTPPGGWPELRDKALEDRAVVNRTVEVPAEAAEALESDDEKLRREALDKLLFPMQYEEFLEHRRTYGITDQLSDKAFFYGLTEGEENLIYYGEVSEEKTPLVVRLEAIGDADEKGMRQVIFTVNGQVRPLRVRDESAESSVAEVEKADTSNPGHVAAPFAGVVNVTVNVGDEVKEGDQVATIEAMKMEAAISAPKDGTIERIALTKATKVEGGDLVVVIS; this is encoded by the coding sequence ATGGCTCGCACGCTTCCGCACTTTGACAAAGTCCTCGTTGCCAATCGGGGTGAGATCGCCGTGAGGGCGTTTCATGCAGCGTTCGAGACCGGGGCCAAAACGGTCGCGGTCTACCCGCGCGAGGATCGCAACTCCTTCCACCGCCCGTTTGCGGACGAGGCCGTGCAGATCGGCGTCGAAGGCCAGCCGGTGCGCGCCTACCTGGACATCGACGAGATCATCTCCGCCGCGAAGAAGACGGGCGCGGATGCCGTCTACCCCGGCTACGGCTTCCTCTCCGAGCGCGCCGAGCTTGCTCGTGAGTGCGCCGAGAACGGGATCACCTTCATCGGCCCCAGCCCGGAAACGCTCGACCTCACCGGCGATAAGGCAGCCGCCGTGCAGGCCGCGGAGCGCACCGGGCTGCCCACGTTGAAAGACTCCGAGCCCTCGGACGACCCGGCGCAGATCGCGGAGTTTGCCAAGGAGTTCGAGTTCCCCGTCTTTGTCAAGGCCGTGGCGGGCGGCGGTGGGCGCGGGATGAGGTTCGTGGAGCGTGAGCAGGACGTCGAAAAGCTCGCGGCGGAAGCCTCGCGTGAGGCGGAGGCGGCCTTCGGTGATGCGCGGGTGTACGTCGAGCGCGCGGTGATCAACCCTCAGCACATCGAGGTGCAGATCCTCGCTGATTCCGCGGGCAACGTCATCCACCTGTTCGAGCGCGACTGCTCGCTGCAGCGCCGCCACCAGAAGGTCGTGGAGATCGCGCCGGCGCAGCACATTACGCAGGAGCACCGCGAGCGCATCTGCGCCGACGCGGTGCGCTTCTGCAAGGAGATCAATTACTCCGGTGCAGGCACGGTCGAGTTCCTCGTCGACGAGAACGGCAACCACGTGTTCATCGAGATGAACCCGCGCGTCCAGGTCGAGCACACCGTGACCGAGGAGGTCACGGGCGTGGACATCGTGCGCTCGCAGCTCTACATCGCGGCGGGCGCGACGCTTGAGGACCTCGGCCTGGACCAGGAGAGCGTGCAGATCACGGGCGCCGCGCTGCAGTGCCGCATCACCACCGAGGATCCCGCCAACGGGTTCCGCCCGGACTCCGGCCTGATCACCGGGTACCGCTCGCCGGGCGGTGCGGGCGTGCGTCTCGACGGCTCCGTTGCCGTCGGCACCGAAATTACCCCCAACTTCGATTCCTTGCTGGTGAAGATGACCTGCCGCGGCAAGGACTTCCAGATCGCCGTGGACCGCTCGCTGCGCGCGCTCAACGAGTTCAGCGTCACGGGCGTCTCCACCAACATCGGGTTCCTGCGCGAGCTGCTTTCCGACCCCGACTTCCGCTACAAGCGCGTGAACACCAACTTCATCGCCGACCACCCGCACCTGCTGGAGGCGCCCGCGGCGGCGGACGAGATCGGCCGCATCCTCGACTACGTCGGCCACGTCACCGTCAACCAGCCCAACGGGCCGCGGCCGACGAACATCGCGCCTTCGAAGAAGCTGCCCGAGCGCGACTACGGCGATCTGCCGCGCGGTTCGCGCGACGACCTGCTGGAGCTCGGCCCCGAAAAGTGGGCGCAGAAGCTGCGCGAGCAGACCGCACTCGGCGTCACCGAGACGACCTTCCGCGACGCGCACCAGTCGCTTTTGGCGACGCGCATCCGCACGAACACGCTCGTCGCCGCGGCGAAGCACGTCGGCCACCTCACCCCGCAGCTGACCTCGGTCGAGGCGTGGGGCGGGGCAACCTACGACGTCGCCATGCGCTTCTTGCACGAGTCGCCGTGGATGCGTCTCGACGAGATCCGCGAAGTGCTGCCGAACGTGAACCTGCAGATGCTGCTGCGCGGGCGCAACACCGTCGGCTACACCCCGTACCCGGACAGCGTGACCAAGGCGTTCGTCGCGGAGGCCGCCCGCAGCGGCATCGACATCTTCCGCATCTTCGACGCTCTTAACGACGTCTCGCAGATGCGCCCGGCCATCGACGCCGTGCTGGAGACCAACACCACCGTCGCCGAGGTGGCGATGGCGTACTCCGGCAACCTGCTCGACCCGGCCGAGGACCTCTACACATTGGATTACTACCTGCGGCTTGCCGAGGAGATCGTGGGCACCGGGGCGCACGTGCTAGCGATTAAGGACATGGCCGGCCTGATGCGCCCGGCCGCCGCGACGCGGCTGGTCGGCGCGCTGCGCGAGCGCTTCGACCTGCCCATCCACGTGCACACGCACGATACGGCGGGCGGGCAGCTCGCGACCTACCTCGCGGCGGCCGCCGCGGGCGCCGACGTTGTCGACGTCGCCTCCGCCCCGCTGGCCGGCACCACGTCGCAGCCCTCGATGTCCGCACTCGTCGCCGCGTTTGCCAACACCGAGCGCGACACGGGGCTCTCGCTGGAGGCGGTCTCCGACATGGAGCCCTACTGGGAGGCCGTGCGTCAGGTGTACGCTCCGTTTGAATCCGGCATCCCGGGCCCCACGGGACGCGTGTACAAGCACGAGATCCCCGGCGGCCAGCTCTCCAACCTGCGCACCCAGGCCAACGCGCTGGGCCTCGGCGATCGCTTCGAGCTGATCGAGGACTACTACGCCGCGGTCAACGAGATCCTCGGGCGCCCGACCAAGGTGACGCCGTCGTCGAAGGTGGTCGGCGACCTCGCGCTGCACCTCGTGGGCGCGGGTGTGGACCCGCACGTGTTCGCCGAGAACCCGCGCAAGTTCGACATCCCCGAGTCGGTCATCGGCTTCCTCCAGGGCGAGCTGGGCACCCCGCCCGGCGGCTGGCCGGAGCTGCGCGACAAGGCGCTTGAAGACCGCGCCGTGGTCAACCGCACCGTCGAGGTCCCCGCCGAGGCTGCGGAGGCTTTGGAATCCGACGACGAGAAGCTGCGGCGCGAGGCGCTGGACAAGCTGCTGTTTCCCATGCAGTACGAGGAGTTTCTGGAGCACCGCCGGACCTACGGCATTACCGACCAGCTCTCCGACAAGGCGTTCTTCTACGGGCTTACCGAGGGCGAAGAGAACCTCATCTACTACGGGGAGGTCTCCGAGGAAAAGACCCCGCTGGTGGTGCGACTCGAGGCAATCGGCGACGCCGACGAAAAGGGCATGCGCCAGGTGATCTTCACCGTCAACGGCCAGGTCCGCCCGCTGCGCGTGCGCGACGAGAGCGCGGAGTCCTCGGTGGCGGAGGTGGAGAAGGCCGACACGTCCAACCCGGGCCACGTCGCTGCCCCGTTCGCCGGGGTTGTCAACGTCACGGTTAACGTCGGCGACGAGGTCAAAGAGGGCGACCAGGTTGCCACGATTGAGGCGATGAAGATGGAGGCCGCGATCTCCGCGCCGAAGGACGGCACGATCGAGCGCATCGCACTGACGAAGGCGACGAAGGTCGAGGGCGGCGACCTCGTGGTGGTCATTAGCTAG